A region of Lentimicrobiaceae bacterium DNA encodes the following proteins:
- a CDS encoding serine/threonine protein phosphatase — protein sequence MPKQWVVPDIHGCSRSLRALVESHIVPAKDDHLYFLGDFVDRGPDSKGVLDYVMGLQQQGYTVFPLKGNHEEFFVKSFDEEKELKSFLFFKQRNKSKLQWLKHGGLEAMQSFHTENLLDIPEHYIEWMRNLPLYHELDKFVLVHAGLNFDIPNPFEDTHTMLWVREFKVRSYKIGYRRLIHGHVPVSLDFIDLTIKSSSYPFIDLDNGCYMANRNGFGNLVALELGTMELKVQPNIDMD from the coding sequence ATGCCTAAACAGTGGGTTGTCCCTGATATTCATGGCTGTAGCCGGAGTCTGCGTGCTTTGGTCGAATCGCATATTGTGCCCGCAAAAGACGATCATTTGTATTTTCTGGGCGATTTTGTTGATCGTGGCCCTGACTCAAAAGGCGTGCTTGATTATGTGATGGGGCTTCAGCAACAAGGATACACTGTTTTTCCCCTGAAAGGGAACCACGAAGAGTTTTTTGTGAAATCGTTCGATGAAGAAAAGGAGCTGAAGAGTTTTCTTTTCTTTAAACAAAGAAACAAATCCAAACTGCAGTGGCTGAAGCACGGAGGTTTGGAAGCCATGCAAAGCTTCCATACCGAAAACCTGCTTGATATTCCTGAACATTACATTGAATGGATGCGCAATCTTCCCTTGTATCATGAGCTGGATAAGTTTGTGCTGGTTCATGCCGGATTAAATTTTGATATCCCCAATCCTTTTGAGGATACTCACACCATGCTGTGGGTGCGCGAATTTAAAGTCAGATCCTATAAGATTGGTTATCGCAGGCTTATTCATGGTCATGTTCCGGTTAGCCTCGATTTTATTGATCTTACCATAAAATCTTCCAGCTATCCGTTTATCGATTTGGATAATGGATGTTATATGGCCAACCGGAATGGTTTTGGTAATCTTGTGGCACTCGAACTGGGTACCATGGAGCTCAAGGTTCAACCTAATATTGATATGGATTAG
- a CDS encoding LamG domain-containing protein: MKINPITLLSIWLMTWLAGCFAYGQNPEQHLVAGYKLNGNAKEISQSALRGKPNGIKPATDRFGQAGQATQFTEAGYAIRGYITLPVQISPEKLPQISICFWIKANETYQKASPLRSGNDKARGISTTYSNGTQRWAASAGKDGVIEGPAVLKDQWTFIAIVYDHPNQQARLIVNNEVFAGRARMQKSEANLEIGSINGAMDDLQIFDTVLSLAEIEKIYGKPIDKNTEAYTIDDRSEYRKRLEERRTCKVQPGDIFIVGYDEILIRDSVNSPNTLHVFKEGDTVNVLNSMRNEWFEVKNQQNLTGFISGHQLESACYKTGGLKTMLRLNNLIGNIFRFNRFSNWLIIAVFTFILIIIIRKRDELNAWFQMKGHTDPREAYASKSGGTPAIRRTSIFDRYFPVERPKWWIISPGLVFGFMLIAGSLWDSRELEWFFNEGASMIPKGFSLPIHWALWGCSIVIIMLLLALFLESLTIAGPFWGLLRMGLLMVMNIMAMIVAFYLIAGLLFVMIGLLLILFALFALLGRRRRY, encoded by the coding sequence ATGAAAATCAACCCAATAACCCTTCTGAGTATCTGGTTAATGACCTGGTTGGCAGGTTGCTTCGCTTACGGACAAAATCCGGAGCAACATCTGGTTGCCGGGTATAAGCTCAATGGCAATGCCAAAGAAATCAGCCAATCGGCACTCAGAGGCAAGCCAAACGGAATAAAGCCAGCCACCGATCGGTTTGGCCAGGCAGGGCAAGCTACTCAGTTTACAGAGGCAGGCTATGCCATCAGGGGCTACATCACCCTTCCCGTTCAGATTTCGCCCGAAAAACTACCTCAAATCAGCATTTGTTTCTGGATTAAGGCAAATGAAACCTACCAGAAAGCATCGCCTCTGCGCAGCGGCAACGATAAAGCCAGGGGCATTTCAACCACATACAGCAACGGAACACAGCGCTGGGCAGCTTCAGCCGGAAAAGATGGCGTAATTGAAGGCCCTGCAGTCCTAAAAGATCAATGGACTTTTATAGCCATCGTCTATGATCACCCGAATCAACAGGCCAGATTAATCGTGAACAATGAGGTTTTCGCTGGCAGAGCACGCATGCAAAAGAGCGAAGCTAACCTGGAGATAGGCTCAATCAATGGCGCCATGGACGACTTGCAGATATTTGACACCGTATTAAGCCTGGCCGAAATTGAAAAAATATACGGGAAACCAATCGATAAAAATACAGAGGCTTACACCATTGACGACCGCAGCGAATACCGGAAACGGCTTGAAGAACGACGCACGTGCAAGGTTCAGCCCGGCGACATATTCATTGTTGGTTACGATGAAATACTCATCCGCGACAGCGTAAACAGCCCCAATACCCTGCATGTATTCAAAGAGGGTGACACAGTAAACGTTTTAAATTCAATGAGAAACGAGTGGTTTGAAGTAAAAAACCAGCAAAATCTCACGGGCTTTATCAGCGGTCATCAGCTTGAATCTGCCTGCTATAAAACCGGAGGTTTAAAAACCATGCTCCGGCTCAACAACCTGATTGGCAACATCTTTCGCTTCAACCGGTTCAGCAATTGGCTGATTATTGCTGTTTTTACCTTTATACTTATCATCATTATCAGAAAAAGGGACGAGTTGAATGCCTGGTTTCAGATGAAAGGTCACACAGATCCGCGTGAAGCATATGCCTCAAAAAGTGGCGGCACACCTGCAATCAGACGAACCAGTATTTTTGACAGGTATTTTCCTGTAGAGCGCCCCAAGTGGTGGATAATCTCGCCGGGGCTTGTTTTCGGGTTTATGCTCATAGCAGGCTCTCTTTGGGACAGCCGCGAGCTGGAATGGTTTTTCAATGAAGGCGCAAGTATGATTCCAAAAGGTTTTAGCCTTCCGATACACTGGGCACTATGGGGGTGCTCCATCGTCATCATCATGCTCCTGCTTGCTCTTTTTCTTGAAAGCCTTACCATTGCAGGCCCGTTTTGGGGGCTATTAAGAATGGGATTGCTCATGGTAATGAATATAATGGCGATGATAGTCGCCTTTTATCTGATAGCCGGATTGTTGTTTGTCATGATCGGGCTCCTGCTCATCCTTTTTGCCTTGTTTGCCTTGCTTGGCCGGCGCCGGCGTTATTAA
- a CDS encoding DUF4919 domain-containing protein, whose protein sequence is MLRYITGVLLVACTLGSYAQKTQFAAPDYKKISKSIEKKGASTSYQTLMERYKAHDTTLSPKEYHLLYYGFPLQTEYNPSVSQPLADSLMFFMQKDQKTNIEYSEIIRLAHAILEKNPFEMRYLDPLIFAYRMQGKNELATKLEFQLGRIAETIFSSGDGLTENTAFYVISPTHAYDMLRALGFGYKGGQSIKKGTCEFIKVESNDFGIEGMFFKTASPTTSRK, encoded by the coding sequence ATGCTCAGATATATAACTGGAGTGCTGCTTGTAGCCTGCACCCTTGGCTCATACGCCCAGAAAACCCAATTCGCCGCCCCGGATTATAAAAAAATCAGCAAAAGCATTGAAAAAAAGGGTGCCTCCACCTCTTATCAAACTCTGATGGAGCGCTACAAAGCCCATGACACCACCCTGAGCCCCAAAGAATATCACTTACTATATTATGGCTTTCCGCTTCAGACTGAATACAACCCAAGCGTTTCGCAACCACTGGCCGACAGCCTGATGTTTTTTATGCAGAAAGACCAGAAAACCAACATAGAATACAGCGAAATTATCAGGCTGGCTCATGCCATTCTCGAAAAAAATCCTTTTGAAATGCGTTATCTTGACCCTCTGATATTCGCTTACCGCATGCAAGGTAAAAACGAACTTGCCACCAAACTGGAGTTTCAACTGGGCCGGATTGCCGAAACCATCTTTTCGTCGGGCGACGGACTCACTGAAAATACTGCCTTTTACGTTATTTCGCCCACTCATGCCTATGACATGCTGCGCGCACTGGGCTTTGGCTACAAGGGCGGGCAAAGCATAAAAAAAGGCACATGTGAGTTCATCAAAGTGGAGTCCAACGATTTTGGCATTGAAGGTATGTTTTTCAAAACAGCCTCACCAACAACCTCCCGCAAATAA
- the gpmA gene encoding 2,3-diphosphoglycerate-dependent phosphoglycerate mutase has protein sequence MKKLVLLRHGESEWNKENRFTGWTDVDLSEKGVKEAAEAGKVLKENGFNFDMAYTSFLKRAIKTLNLALESMDQLWIPVKKSWRLNEKHYGNLQGLNKAETAAKYGDEQVHIWRRSYDIPPAPLAGNDERNPRLDARYKSENPELIPLTESLKDTVDRMIPYWEGEIRESLKNNSQILVAAHGNSLRAVIKYLKNISDQDIVNLNLPTGIPYVFEFDDELNLQKDYFLGDPEEIKKLMDAVANQGKAK, from the coding sequence ATGAAAAAACTCGTTTTATTGCGTCATGGCGAAAGTGAATGGAATAAGGAAAACCGTTTTACCGGTTGGACTGATGTTGACCTTTCGGAAAAAGGTGTAAAAGAAGCTGCTGAAGCAGGTAAGGTATTGAAGGAAAACGGATTCAATTTTGATATGGCGTATACTTCTTTCCTGAAACGGGCTATCAAAACGCTGAACCTGGCTCTGGAATCAATGGATCAACTGTGGATTCCTGTGAAGAAAAGCTGGAGACTCAACGAAAAACACTACGGAAACCTGCAGGGCCTCAACAAGGCTGAAACAGCTGCAAAATACGGTGATGAACAAGTGCATATCTGGCGCCGCAGCTATGATATTCCACCCGCACCACTGGCCGGAAACGACGAACGTAACCCTCGCCTGGATGCCCGCTACAAAAGCGAAAATCCTGAATTGATTCCATTGACTGAATCGCTGAAAGATACTGTTGACCGCATGATTCCTTACTGGGAAGGCGAAATTCGCGAGTCGCTGAAAAATAACAGTCAGATTTTGGTGGCTGCTCATGGCAACAGCCTCAGGGCTGTGATCAAATACCTGAAAAATATCAGCGATCAGGATATTGTTAACCTCAATCTGCCCACTGGTATTCCTTATGTTTTTGAATTTGATGATGAGTTGAACCTCCAGAAAGATTACTTCCTGGGCGATCCTGAAGAGATTAAAAAACTGATGGATGCTGTGGCTAATCAAGGGAAAGCCAAATAG
- a CDS encoding AAA family ATPase translates to MQSETYHTCSNYPDKEINAAWENNEQIQGIAFGEGKWILLTSAQTSYGLQRWATNAVFPADEIKEGWDEGFDIIFLSYVNDRWVVIQAKQSGFTDQIWRTSSQFPEKEIQQGYKDGYAVTSLSYGVDRWAVVMSKGTKTQTQYFETLSSFPEDLITAGWNRGRDITSLAYGDGKWALIMSDNTGFVTQSWATRGKFDKALIQEKAKAGFSISEMFYADEMWVYVFTKFPNAKTTESSGATARDLINTPLPEPSKNPAAVTLFEKGKKHSEDSEYAQAIDCFKKAIKLEPEYYSAYNSLGVTLDLAGNKNEALDNFRKAFEYCETDPVILSNLICQVIDCETDVDEIIQAVEKAKPEVTEGIENAITYNNIGFAYAEKDKFETAIAYYKKGLLLDPENEILKSNLAEAEKSQAESHIGRYEPGEPTPVESPDTIESLMKELNKLTGLEEIKSDLDALIKYIKVEKKRKERGIALGNTTLHTVFAGPPGTGKTTMARLMGRFFKTLGILKKGHVVEVDRTALVAEFVGQTGIKTNKVIDSALDGILFIDEAYSLVPSGSKGDFGEEAVNILVKRMEDHKHNLIVIVAGYTDEMKRFINSNPGLQHRFTRYFYFKDYSAAQLTVIFEAMCNENKFLITDEAEAKVRRYFDFLYQSKDKQFGNARTARNLFEEAVRYQSARLGLQDVDRLSDEELLTITVDDIKASVQDEFEDKDVETVEEIMAELNKMVGLKEIKENVISLVNYIKTQQKLIQNGYEADPITLHSVFFGPPGTGKTTVARLLGRIYKALGLLPKGHSVEVSRADLVAEFVGQTAPKTNQVIDSAMYGVLFIDEAYALTSAKGSNDFGSEAVQALLKRMDDERDKFAVIVAGYTQEMQDFIRSNHGLESRFSNYFFFNDYTPDELLDIFKRMVMRKRFEIEPEALQLVNHLINRLYHDKTASFGNGRMVRNFYEKLVKAHSNRIANMSDLPKTDMVTFTVSDVENAEKMLTSIFSKSSGEGSRKPLGF, encoded by the coding sequence ATGCAATCTGAAACTTATCATACCTGCAGTAATTATCCTGACAAAGAAATCAATGCTGCCTGGGAAAACAACGAACAAATACAGGGCATTGCCTTCGGCGAAGGCAAATGGATACTGCTCACTTCAGCCCAAACAAGCTATGGACTTCAGCGATGGGCTACCAATGCCGTATTTCCGGCCGATGAAATCAAGGAAGGCTGGGACGAAGGCTTTGACATTATTTTCCTTTCGTATGTTAATGACCGGTGGGTTGTTATACAAGCCAAACAATCAGGGTTTACTGATCAGATTTGGCGCACCAGCAGCCAGTTTCCTGAAAAAGAGATACAGCAGGGATACAAGGATGGATATGCTGTTACGAGCCTTTCATATGGTGTTGACCGATGGGCCGTTGTGATGTCGAAAGGCACCAAAACACAAACCCAGTATTTTGAAACGCTCTCCTCGTTTCCCGAAGACCTCATTACTGCAGGATGGAACCGCGGCAGAGACATTACCTCTTTGGCTTACGGCGATGGCAAATGGGCGCTCATTATGTCAGACAACACCGGTTTTGTCACCCAAAGCTGGGCCACCAGGGGAAAATTTGACAAAGCACTCATTCAGGAAAAAGCAAAAGCCGGTTTCAGCATCAGCGAAATGTTCTATGCCGACGAAATGTGGGTATATGTATTTACAAAATTCCCCAACGCCAAAACCACTGAATCATCAGGTGCTACAGCCCGCGACCTGATAAATACACCGTTGCCTGAACCTTCAAAAAACCCGGCAGCGGTCACGCTTTTTGAAAAAGGCAAAAAGCATTCCGAAGACAGCGAATATGCGCAAGCCATCGATTGTTTCAAAAAAGCCATCAAACTGGAGCCTGAATATTATTCTGCTTACAACTCACTGGGCGTAACACTCGACCTGGCAGGCAATAAAAATGAGGCCCTTGATAACTTTCGCAAGGCTTTTGAATACTGCGAAACAGACCCGGTTATCCTGAGCAATCTTATTTGCCAGGTTATTGACTGCGAAACAGATGTAGATGAAATAATACAGGCTGTTGAAAAAGCGAAGCCCGAAGTAACAGAAGGCATTGAAAATGCGATAACCTACAACAATATCGGATTTGCCTACGCCGAAAAAGACAAATTTGAAACAGCCATTGCCTATTATAAAAAAGGACTGTTACTTGACCCGGAGAATGAAATACTGAAAAGCAATCTGGCTGAAGCCGAAAAGTCGCAGGCCGAAAGTCATATCGGCCGCTACGAGCCCGGCGAGCCAACGCCCGTTGAAAGTCCTGACACCATAGAAAGCCTGATGAAGGAGTTGAACAAACTTACAGGACTGGAAGAGATAAAGAGCGATTTGGATGCGCTCATCAAATACATTAAAGTGGAGAAAAAACGGAAAGAAAGAGGTATAGCCCTGGGCAACACCACTTTGCACACCGTATTTGCAGGGCCTCCGGGAACCGGAAAAACCACCATGGCCCGGCTCATGGGACGCTTTTTTAAAACCCTCGGAATATTGAAAAAAGGTCATGTTGTTGAAGTTGACCGCACCGCGCTGGTTGCCGAATTTGTAGGACAAACAGGCATCAAAACCAATAAAGTTATTGATTCGGCTTTAGATGGTATTTTGTTTATTGATGAAGCTTACAGCCTTGTTCCTTCCGGATCAAAAGGCGATTTTGGCGAAGAGGCCGTCAATATTCTGGTAAAACGAATGGAAGACCACAAACACAACCTGATTGTGATTGTGGCCGGGTATACCGATGAAATGAAACGCTTTATCAACTCTAACCCCGGACTTCAGCATCGTTTTACACGCTATTTTTACTTTAAAGATTACTCTGCAGCACAGCTCACCGTTATTTTTGAGGCCATGTGCAACGAAAATAAGTTTCTGATTACCGATGAGGCCGAAGCAAAAGTCAGACGGTATTTCGACTTTCTTTATCAGTCGAAAGACAAGCAATTCGGCAATGCCCGTACTGCCCGCAACCTGTTTGAAGAGGCAGTCCGTTACCAGTCGGCCAGACTGGGATTGCAGGATGTAGACCGGCTTTCTGACGAAGAGCTGCTCACCATCACCGTTGACGATATCAAAGCTTCGGTTCAGGATGAGTTTGAAGACAAAGATGTTGAAACAGTTGAAGAAATAATGGCCGAGCTCAACAAGATGGTTGGCCTGAAAGAGATAAAGGAAAATGTAATATCGCTGGTCAACTACATTAAAACGCAGCAAAAGCTTATACAAAACGGGTATGAAGCGGACCCGATAACGCTTCACAGTGTATTTTTCGGCCCTCCGGGAACCGGAAAAACCACCGTAGCAAGATTGCTGGGCCGTATTTACAAAGCCCTGGGCCTTTTGCCCAAAGGCCATTCGGTAGAAGTAAGCAGAGCCGATTTGGTAGCTGAATTTGTAGGACAAACAGCGCCCAAAACCAATCAGGTAATTGACTCAGCCATGTATGGCGTATTGTTTATTGATGAAGCCTATGCCCTTACTTCCGCCAAAGGGAGCAACGATTTTGGCAGTGAAGCGGTTCAGGCTTTGCTTAAAAGAATGGACGATGAGCGCGATAAATTTGCAGTAATTGTGGCCGGTTATACTCAGGAAATGCAAGACTTTATTCGCTCGAACCATGGGCTCGAATCGCGTTTCAGCAATTATTTCTTTTTCAATGATTACACTCCTGATGAGCTGCTCGATATCTTCAAACGGATGGTTATGCGCAAAAGATTTGAAATTGAGCCTGAGGCACTGCAGCTGGTCAACCATTTAATCAACAGGCTTTATCATGACAAAACAGCGAGCTTTGGTAACGGAAGAATGGTAAGAAACTTTTACGAAAAACTGGTAAAAGCGCATTCAAACCGCATAGCCAACATGTCAGACTTACCAAAAACCGACATGGTAACCTTTACGGTTTCAGACGTTGAAAATGCTGAAAAAATGCTGACTTCCATTTTTTCAAAGTCTTCAGGAGAGGGCTCAAGAAAACCACTGGGTTTTTAA